The Clostridiaceae bacterium HFYG-1003 genome includes a window with the following:
- a CDS encoding sensor histidine kinase — MKLATKTTLLVTLILVVTLGSLAGLSYYQMRRMLLEQLEDRLLDTAYYAAQDKDVKEALLSGDPIQRQKIGGMAEDWRRRAGFDFIVVINQIGIRLTHPVAENVGRPFEGGDEARVLQKGESYISEATGTLGESKRAFVPVLAGGVQIGAVSVGTTLVEINHQLTAKLNQFAPFIVLSLVIGVGGAFALTANIKESIFGLEPEEIALLLKEKEAILDHVKEGIITLDEHGHLIQHNQEAARILRLADQSAEGIIQSLRQDVRTESVHPGIDQELTLGDVSILYKYSVLKNARGKVLGQVINFRDTTEVREMAEELTGVKRMAWSLRAQNHEFLNKLHTIAGLIQLNEPEEALSYITATAHGNASFSSLITEKIKNVNIAALILAKYYKAEESRVSLALDPSSCLEEQPRGLRTDEMETVIGNLLENSLDAVATDGSGSISLLIRQEPDQLIIRVKNNGPAIPEAIREKIFEANFSTKAGQRGYGLHFIRRIIDRNQGKIRLVQTEDVTWDIKIPIKGDVVS, encoded by the coding sequence GTGAAACTCGCAACAAAAACCACACTCCTGGTTACACTGATCCTGGTGGTTACACTGGGCAGTCTGGCCGGGTTGTCTTATTACCAGATGAGGCGGATGCTGCTGGAGCAGCTGGAAGACCGCCTGCTGGACACCGCATACTATGCAGCTCAGGACAAGGATGTAAAGGAAGCGCTGCTGTCAGGGGATCCGATCCAACGACAGAAGATCGGTGGGATGGCAGAGGACTGGCGCCGCCGGGCCGGGTTTGACTTCATCGTCGTCATCAATCAGATAGGTATCCGGCTCACTCACCCCGTGGCGGAAAACGTGGGACGTCCCTTTGAGGGGGGCGACGAAGCCAGAGTTCTGCAAAAGGGGGAAAGCTACATCTCAGAGGCCACCGGCACCTTGGGGGAATCCAAGCGGGCTTTTGTTCCGGTCCTGGCCGGAGGCGTGCAGATCGGTGCGGTCAGTGTGGGAACGACACTGGTGGAGATCAATCATCAGCTGACCGCCAAGCTGAATCAGTTTGCCCCCTTTATTGTTCTCAGTCTGGTGATTGGGGTGGGCGGAGCCTTTGCGCTGACGGCCAATATCAAGGAATCCATTTTTGGCCTGGAGCCCGAGGAGATCGCGCTGCTTCTGAAGGAAAAGGAAGCCATTCTCGATCATGTCAAAGAGGGGATCATCACACTGGATGAGCATGGTCACCTGATCCAGCACAATCAGGAGGCTGCCCGGATTCTGAGGCTGGCGGACCAGAGCGCGGAGGGGATTATCCAGTCCCTGCGCCAGGATGTCCGAACCGAATCAGTCCATCCCGGGATTGATCAGGAGCTGACGCTGGGGGATGTGTCGATCCTTTACAAATACTCCGTCCTGAAAAATGCCAGGGGTAAGGTTCTCGGACAGGTCATCAATTTCCGGGATACCACCGAAGTCCGGGAAATGGCGGAGGAGCTGACCGGCGTGAAGCGAATGGCCTGGTCGCTGCGGGCTCAGAATCATGAATTCCTCAATAAGCTTCATACCATCGCCGGGCTGATTCAGCTGAATGAACCGGAAGAGGCTCTGTCCTACATTACCGCCACCGCCCATGGCAACGCCAGCTTCAGCAGTCTGATCACCGAAAAAATCAAGAACGTCAACATAGCCGCCCTGATCCTGGCCAAATACTACAAAGCGGAGGAAAGCCGGGTGAGTCTGGCCCTGGATCCGTCTTCCTGCCTGGAGGAGCAGCCCAGGGGGCTGCGGACCGATGAGATGGAGACTGTGATTGGCAATCTGCTGGAGAATTCACTGGATGCGGTGGCCACGGATGGATCCGGTTCAATATCGCTGCTGATCCGACAGGAGCCGGATCAGCTCATCATTCGGGTGAAAAACAACGGACCGGCGATTCCGGAAGCCATCCGCGAGAAAATCTTTGAGGCGAATTTCAGCACCAAAGCCGGACAGCGTGGATACGGTCTTCACTTCATCCGGCGGATTATCGACAGAAATCAGGGGAAGATCCGCCTGGTTCAGACGGAGGATGTAACCTGGGATATCAAGATTCCGATCAAAGGAGATGTAGTTTCATGA
- a CDS encoding ClC family H(+)/Cl(-) exchange transporter, protein MTNINNYQKAIQLHSRKLPLVLKSIVVGFSVSMVVILYRLVLSQAEEWSLLIYGYFRDRTAQIPILFLILGLTGWGIGKLVRQYPMISGSGIPQVRGQLMGYFENQWLSTLLAKFFGGAVSILAGLSVGREGPSIQLGSSVAQGLGSRLSATRTEQKILIASGAGAGLATAFNAPLAGVMFALEEIFRYFSPVILLATILSAIAGDYLSKVIFGLDPVFHFSISGSMPLNLYGILLILGVVVGLAGALYNFVLIHTIGLYQKVARFNVHLKTIIPFLVAGVVGLSFPMVLGGGEHIIKELNASRSLQWLILILLLKFLFSMISFGSGIPGGIFFPLLVIGSLIGAVFGHVAISAIGIDSELFYHFVVLAMAGFFTAIVRAPITGIILLTEMTGSFQHLLPLAVVSIIAYLTADLVKSTPIYESLLELQLRNREENSCEEPECRKIIVETMVHHGSWLEDKKIKDIGLSTGNLVIAIRREGMDLTPGGMTTIQAEDMLIVLTDIRQEKDVREMLRKWAEN, encoded by the coding sequence ATGACAAATATTAATAATTATCAGAAAGCCATCCAGCTGCATTCCCGAAAACTTCCGCTGGTTTTGAAGAGTATAGTGGTGGGTTTCAGTGTAAGCATGGTAGTAATCCTGTACCGGCTGGTGCTGTCCCAAGCAGAAGAATGGAGTCTTCTGATCTATGGTTATTTTCGAGACAGAACAGCTCAGATCCCCATATTGTTTCTGATTCTGGGGTTGACCGGTTGGGGGATTGGAAAACTGGTCCGTCAATATCCTATGATCAGTGGTAGTGGAATACCTCAGGTTCGCGGGCAGTTGATGGGGTATTTTGAAAATCAGTGGTTGTCCACTTTGCTCGCCAAATTCTTCGGGGGTGCCGTCTCTATTCTGGCCGGACTGTCCGTTGGCCGGGAGGGTCCATCCATTCAGTTGGGGTCCAGTGTTGCTCAGGGATTGGGCAGCCGTCTGTCGGCAACCCGGACAGAACAGAAAATCCTGATCGCCAGCGGAGCCGGTGCAGGACTGGCAACAGCCTTCAATGCGCCATTGGCTGGAGTAATGTTTGCTCTGGAGGAGATTTTCAGATACTTTTCCCCGGTGATTCTTTTAGCTACCATCCTTTCTGCAATAGCAGGAGATTATTTGTCCAAGGTCATCTTTGGTTTGGATCCGGTGTTTCACTTTTCCATCTCTGGGTCAATGCCGCTGAATCTTTATGGCATTCTCCTGATCCTTGGTGTGGTCGTTGGATTGGCCGGCGCATTGTACAACTTCGTTCTGATCCATACCATTGGGCTGTACCAAAAAGTTGCCAGATTCAATGTTCATCTGAAGACGATTATTCCATTTCTTGTTGCCGGAGTGGTGGGATTGTCGTTCCCAATGGTATTGGGTGGTGGAGAACATATCATAAAGGAACTCAATGCCAGCCGAAGCCTGCAGTGGCTTATCCTGATTCTTCTGCTCAAATTTCTGTTTTCCATGATCAGTTTCGGGTCAGGCATCCCCGGCGGAATCTTTTTCCCGCTGCTTGTGATCGGATCCCTGATCGGGGCAGTCTTTGGCCATGTAGCAATCTCAGCAATCGGAATCGATTCCGAATTGTTTTACCATTTCGTGGTTCTGGCCATGGCTGGTTTTTTCACTGCCATTGTTCGGGCTCCCATCACCGGGATTATCCTGTTGACAGAAATGACCGGATCTTTTCAACACCTTCTTCCCCTGGCAGTGGTGTCAATCATTGCCTATTTGACAGCAGATCTGGTAAAAAGCACCCCGATCTATGAATCTTTGCTGGAGCTGCAGCTGCGAAACCGAGAAGAAAACAGCTGCGAGGAACCAGAATGCCGTAAAATCATTGTGGAAACAATGGTTCATCACGGATCCTGGCTGGAGGATAAAAAGATCAAGGACATCGGACTTTCAACGGGTAACCTCGTGATTGCAATTCGGCGCGAAGGTATGGATTTGACGCCAGGGGGAATGACGACCATTCAGGCAGAGGACATGCTGATTGTGCTGACAGACATTCGGCAAGAAAAGGATGTTCGGGAGATGCTGAGGAAATGGGCAGAAAACTGA
- a CDS encoding ISL3 family transposase, with product MNYTQDEQANTITDYQNYLHIPSSLIGFTNTHSSQHTAVSGKSVIQFHGVLKLDDTDRACPNCGGFMHINNTSSCSLWHLNFGHTYTSLEFDKNQLLCPTCGITRVQQVPFQAQGHRISQPLLQYTRDLLAIGTYNLKQVAEITGLGKNTVKAIDLKRLEEMYTLDGKLTKPQRQAKYLSIDEFKLHRGHQYATHIIDIETGHILWIAHGKRKQVVYDFIEHVGLEWMDGVEAVASDMNSDFQEAFEEKCPHIQPVFDHFHIVKNFNDKVVAEVRKDEQRRLQAEGDYKAAESLKRTRYILMSSRETLQRKDLEAVQGKPLSKGGTLFPKAMITRCPGSEEKYDQLIQDNQLLLTLDLIKVMLSEAYKAASEPEMAVLITEIMEVCYASRNDHLRWFGRLMDRHFEGIIAFATYRISNGQIEGINNKIKTLRRQGYGYPDDEYFFLKLFDMSRKTYVRNPPSHRIYD from the coding sequence ATGAATTATACACAGGATGAACAAGCTAATACAATCACTGATTACCAAAATTATCTGCACATCCCTTCGTCTCTTATTGGGTTTACTAATACGCATAGTTCACAGCATACTGCCGTTTCCGGTAAAAGTGTGATCCAGTTTCATGGAGTCCTCAAGCTAGATGACACCGATCGCGCCTGCCCCAACTGCGGGGGCTTCATGCACATTAACAATACGTCCTCATGTAGTCTTTGGCACCTGAACTTCGGGCACACTTATACTTCCCTGGAATTCGACAAGAATCAATTACTGTGCCCAACCTGCGGGATCACCAGAGTCCAACAGGTGCCCTTTCAGGCACAAGGTCATCGGATCTCGCAACCACTTTTGCAATACACTAGGGATCTTCTCGCCATCGGAACCTACAACCTCAAGCAAGTCGCTGAGATTACTGGTCTTGGCAAGAACACAGTCAAAGCGATCGACTTGAAACGCCTGGAGGAAATGTACACCCTGGACGGAAAGCTCACCAAGCCCCAGAGGCAGGCAAAGTACCTCAGTATCGACGAATTCAAGCTTCACCGAGGCCACCAGTACGCCACCCACATCATCGACATAGAGACGGGCCATATTCTCTGGATTGCCCACGGCAAGCGCAAGCAGGTCGTCTATGACTTCATTGAGCACGTCGGTCTTGAGTGGATGGACGGGGTTGAGGCAGTCGCCTCTGACATGAACTCAGATTTCCAAGAAGCCTTTGAGGAAAAGTGCCCTCATATCCAGCCGGTCTTCGACCACTTCCACATCGTCAAAAACTTCAATGACAAAGTAGTCGCTGAAGTGCGCAAAGACGAGCAGAGACGTCTCCAGGCCGAGGGCGACTACAAAGCCGCTGAGTCCCTCAAGCGGACCCGGTATATCCTGATGTCATCCCGGGAGACGCTGCAGCGCAAAGACCTGGAGGCTGTGCAGGGCAAGCCCTTGTCCAAAGGCGGCACTCTCTTCCCAAAGGCGATGATTACGCGCTGTCCAGGCAGTGAGGAGAAGTACGACCAGCTTATCCAGGACAATCAGCTTCTGCTCACGTTGGATCTCATCAAAGTGATGCTATCGGAGGCTTACAAGGCCGCCAGTGAGCCGGAGATGGCCGTTCTGATAACTGAGATCATGGAAGTATGCTATGCTTCGAGAAATGACCACCTACGCTGGTTTGGGCGCCTGATGGACCGACACTTTGAAGGGATCATTGCATTTGCGACCTACCGGATCTCTAACGGTCAGATCGAGGGGATCAATAACAAGATCAAGACACTACGACGCCAAGGTTATGGCTATCCAGACGATGAATACTTCTTCCTCAAGTTATTCGATATGAGTCGTAAAACTTACGTAAGGAATCCACCATCCCACAGAATTTATGATTGA
- a CDS encoding CHAT domain-containing protein, whose translation MPDDPFELTESFSELAANGALRLYAGWVPLEYSIITLPDSVKADEPFSLRAVLKSGDQPVPGRELLFKVGGNLAGKAETDSSGQAAVSGLRVSGAGTYPVEVFYLADGQERGKGRAELVIQAAAAFPLGLVAAVIALAMGGVVLMAVKRSPRPPEPDHKKPASDQPDKAESDKAKPDQVESDQHLPISGLPGRFQQVDIPADGLRNTPNPLTLGLAKEITEFRESLSILKQLAPSGAESVQLNFKVTAPGYEQMYGHAAYESGNYPMTLHPTGEFEPIRFDLVPQLLGEQAIEVEVYYQGSRVDYSISSPNVVTPEQLAAASPGKAAQIRLESAPDHLKDLLAVAKEQPKALVIRTIQVDYQSQANQIIYRIYSGETADPLVFPIRLPNDPEEMYARIRVFTEYLDEIVPAEEAPAVDWENIYLNLVFRAQNLYRLLVPEDMARVIETWAEGSVLVISSNEQWIPWEVFHDGSDYWGRKFILGRYPRKADHGQVPRRDRPQGGQEFISRITNVIGGHFRDDTTAQKARELFRALPGVVVTRLIEETLADLVKVLPETKLLHLTCHGSVTHPMLEISGQSTDYMNLNLDVVQNLPVKAGCFIFANACYSNSAVSVFKILTSFGWEFYKDGAGIYIGTLAKIPEFYAGEFAHQFYQAMFAGNGSTVGQVLREVKLRMSSKQNTHWLMYSMYGDPIRSFRLKP comes from the coding sequence TTGCCGGATGACCCCTTCGAACTGACCGAATCGTTCTCGGAGCTGGCAGCGAACGGAGCACTCCGGCTTTATGCCGGCTGGGTGCCCCTGGAATACAGCATCATCACCTTGCCGGATTCCGTCAAGGCTGATGAGCCCTTCAGTCTGAGGGCAGTCCTGAAGTCCGGGGATCAACCGGTCCCAGGCAGAGAGCTTCTGTTCAAGGTCGGCGGAAATCTCGCCGGCAAGGCGGAAACGGACAGTTCCGGCCAGGCTGCGGTCAGCGGCCTTCGGGTTTCCGGCGCCGGAACCTATCCGGTGGAAGTTTTTTATCTGGCGGATGGTCAGGAGCGGGGCAAAGGCCGGGCGGAACTGGTCATCCAGGCTGCGGCGGCTTTCCCGCTGGGACTGGTGGCAGCAGTTATCGCGCTGGCGATGGGCGGGGTGGTGCTGATGGCAGTGAAACGATCTCCTCGTCCCCCCGAACCTGATCATAAGAAGCCTGCCAGTGATCAGCCGGATAAAGCCGAGTCGGACAAAGCCAAGCCGGACCAGGTAGAATCGGATCAACATCTCCCGATTTCAGGACTTCCGGGCCGGTTTCAGCAGGTTGATATTCCGGCCGATGGCCTTCGCAACACCCCAAACCCTCTGACTTTGGGTCTGGCGAAGGAAATTACTGAATTCAGAGAATCCCTGAGCATTCTGAAACAGCTCGCCCCAAGTGGGGCAGAGTCGGTTCAGCTGAACTTCAAGGTGACTGCGCCGGGTTATGAACAGATGTATGGCCACGCCGCTTATGAATCCGGCAATTACCCGATGACACTGCACCCGACCGGAGAGTTTGAACCAATTCGCTTCGATCTGGTCCCCCAGCTACTGGGAGAACAGGCCATCGAGGTGGAAGTTTATTATCAAGGCAGTCGGGTGGATTACAGCATTTCCTCACCGAACGTGGTGACGCCTGAACAGCTGGCAGCCGCTTCTCCGGGAAAAGCTGCCCAAATCAGGCTGGAGTCTGCTCCGGATCATCTGAAGGATCTGCTTGCGGTTGCCAAAGAACAGCCGAAAGCACTGGTGATTCGAACGATTCAGGTGGATTATCAAAGCCAGGCCAATCAAATCATCTATCGAATATACTCCGGAGAAACGGCCGACCCCCTGGTCTTTCCGATCCGGCTGCCCAACGATCCGGAAGAAATGTATGCCAGAATCCGAGTCTTTACCGAATATCTCGACGAGATCGTACCAGCGGAGGAAGCGCCTGCGGTAGACTGGGAGAATATTTACCTGAACCTGGTGTTTCGGGCTCAGAATCTTTACAGACTGCTTGTTCCCGAGGATATGGCCAGGGTCATTGAAACCTGGGCGGAAGGATCGGTTCTTGTCATCTCAAGCAACGAACAGTGGATCCCCTGGGAGGTATTTCATGACGGGTCGGATTACTGGGGCCGTAAGTTCATTCTGGGTCGCTATCCCCGGAAGGCCGATCATGGTCAGGTCCCGCGACGGGACAGGCCGCAGGGTGGTCAGGAGTTCATCAGTCGGATCACCAACGTCATCGGCGGCCATTTCCGAGACGACACCACCGCACAAAAAGCCCGGGAACTGTTCAGGGCTCTGCCAGGTGTAGTCGTCACCCGGCTGATCGAAGAGACTCTGGCGGACCTGGTCAAAGTTCTGCCGGAAACGAAGCTGCTGCATCTTACCTGTCATGGCAGCGTAACGCATCCCATGCTGGAAATCTCCGGGCAAAGCACAGACTACATGAACCTGAATCTAGACGTCGTTCAGAACCTGCCGGTCAAAGCTGGCTGCTTCATCTTTGCCAATGCCTGCTACTCCAATTCTGCGGTCAGTGTGTTCAAGATTCTGACCAGCTTTGGCTGGGAATTCTACAAGGATGGGGCCGGAATCTACATCGGTACCCTGGCCAAGATACCGGAGTTCTACGCCGGTGAGTTTGCGCACCAGTTCTATCAGGCGATGTTCGCCGGAAATGGCTCCACGGTGGGCCAGGTTCTGCGGGAGGTGAAACTCCGGATGTCGTCAAAGCAGAACACCCACTGGCTGATGTATTCCATGTACGGCGATCCGATCAGGAGCTTCCGGTTGAAACCCTGA
- a CDS encoding leucine-rich repeat domain-containing protein yields MKGSDRITFIRRAFCLAVVSLWLGLLTSPLCLAEVRSVNPSGSDFKKIQAKIQRPDLYIRNNFQWEITGKEAVITGYTGESTELDIPASVTEGSIAYPVTAIGSKAFADRTDLMRVGIPDDIRVIGSYAFAGCSGLLEVALPRRLEQIGSYAFADCQQLETVDIPAGVRTIGIYAFAYCERLREAWFLGAMPEITRERVNWNPVLHAMTPASLIIDRLGDPVDWAAVFKNKLTESDLFRIYFAAGSTGWIPSKNIRPFYRVTYDLNGGTGILPEDAGRYQEGSQVQVLEPAGLLEKPEQQFSGWNTRPDAAAQTIPQAVPYLWLRNQPYCTPDGFRRFLPRLSA; encoded by the coding sequence ATGAAGGGATCTGACAGGATCACGTTCATCAGAAGGGCTTTCTGCCTGGCAGTGGTGAGTCTGTGGCTTGGACTGCTGACTTCGCCGCTCTGTCTGGCAGAAGTCCGTTCAGTCAACCCATCGGGATCGGACTTCAAGAAAATTCAGGCGAAGATTCAGCGTCCCGATTTATATATCCGGAATAATTTCCAATGGGAAATTACAGGCAAGGAAGCGGTCATTACCGGCTATACCGGGGAGTCGACGGAACTCGATATTCCGGCCAGTGTAACCGAGGGATCCATTGCCTATCCGGTCACCGCCATCGGCAGCAAAGCCTTCGCGGACCGGACCGATCTGATGAGAGTCGGGATCCCGGATGATATCCGCGTCATTGGGTCTTATGCCTTTGCCGGCTGCTCCGGTCTTTTGGAAGTGGCTCTTCCTAGGCGGCTGGAGCAGATCGGATCCTATGCTTTTGCTGACTGCCAACAGCTTGAGACAGTGGATATTCCGGCCGGGGTCAGAACCATAGGAATTTACGCCTTTGCCTACTGCGAAAGGCTGCGGGAGGCCTGGTTTCTGGGGGCTATGCCAGAGATCACCAGAGAGCGGGTGAACTGGAACCCGGTACTCCACGCAATGACTCCGGCTTCCTTGATCATTGACCGCCTGGGCGATCCGGTGGACTGGGCAGCCGTGTTTAAGAATAAATTGACAGAGAGCGACTTGTTTCGCATCTATTTCGCCGCGGGTTCCACCGGCTGGATTCCATCGAAAAACATCCGGCCGTTTTATCGGGTGACTTATGATCTCAATGGAGGAACCGGCATCCTGCCCGAGGACGCCGGACGTTATCAGGAGGGCAGTCAGGTCCAGGTTCTGGAGCCGGCCGGACTTTTGGAGAAACCGGAGCAGCAGTTTTCCGGTTGGAATACTCGGCCTGACGCAGCGGCACAGACTATCCCCCAGGCAGTTCCTTACCTGTGGCTCAGGAATCAGCCGTACTGTACGCCCGATGGATTCCGGCGGTTCTTGCCGCGGTTATCCGCCTGA
- a CDS encoding amidohydrolase, which yields MSHHQILDVHCHLFNGVYALTELTAASWNILKGTYPQAPPQARGAPRSFLSLEGIGEFAAYAARLLEAALSDCEGNYTTQLDSLAGSALAGRELLCAPLMMDIYYALDNNGRGMDSPEEARLLPVTGQLFTVQEKERADFAQHLDQVRDLVARELIRMNQGEKFPQETRADPIDQLDREIEALRERWLGIREAVPKDNADGMGLSPGYQDHMEALEQLARSRPGSVFPFLAIDPRRPRIQHLLELKLAEGRGIFRGVKLYPPLGYLPTHPALESVYTYCQRYDIPITVHCSLGGFENLRRQNLVESWTAQPHWESFTKVRKTKSRYYANPQNWRPVLERFPGLRLNFAHLGGSRANSAGAINETWFDTILSLMSEYPNIYADVAYVASPKRQAQTLARIKENDLLMQWVMFGTDFIMLAMDRELGGLVRYFTNYAGIEEDLLFNNARRFLKLEDS from the coding sequence ATGTCACACCATCAGATCCTTGATGTCCATTGCCATCTGTTCAATGGCGTCTATGCGTTGACTGAGCTGACTGCGGCCAGCTGGAACATCCTGAAGGGAACCTACCCGCAGGCTCCTCCGCAAGCCAGGGGAGCGCCGCGTTCTTTCCTGAGTCTGGAGGGGATCGGTGAATTTGCTGCCTATGCCGCCAGATTGCTGGAGGCAGCGCTGTCTGACTGTGAGGGCAATTACACAACTCAGCTGGACAGTCTGGCCGGATCTGCCCTGGCGGGCAGGGAACTGCTCTGCGCTCCCCTGATGATGGATATCTATTACGCGCTGGACAACAACGGCCGGGGAATGGACAGTCCCGAGGAAGCCCGTCTGCTCCCGGTAACCGGACAGCTCTTCACCGTTCAGGAGAAGGAACGGGCAGACTTTGCTCAGCATCTGGACCAGGTGCGGGATCTTGTCGCCAGGGAGCTGATCCGGATGAATCAGGGTGAGAAATTTCCGCAGGAGACTCGTGCAGACCCAATCGATCAGCTGGATCGGGAAATTGAAGCACTTCGCGAGCGCTGGCTCGGAATCCGGGAGGCTGTGCCCAAGGACAACGCTGACGGAATGGGGCTCTCCCCGGGCTATCAGGACCATATGGAAGCACTGGAACAGCTGGCCCGGTCCAGACCGGGATCCGTCTTCCCCTTTCTGGCCATAGATCCCAGACGACCGAGAATACAGCACCTGCTGGAACTCAAGCTCGCCGAGGGGCGAGGGATTTTTCGGGGAGTCAAGCTCTATCCGCCGCTGGGCTATCTGCCGACCCATCCGGCCCTGGAATCGGTCTATACCTATTGCCAGCGGTATGATATTCCCATCACCGTGCATTGCTCCCTGGGCGGCTTTGAGAATTTGCGGCGACAGAATCTGGTGGAGAGCTGGACCGCTCAGCCCCACTGGGAAAGCTTCACGAAAGTCCGCAAGACAAAGAGCCGGTATTATGCAAATCCACAGAACTGGCGGCCGGTACTGGAACGCTTTCCCGGACTGAGGCTTAATTTTGCGCATCTGGGCGGTTCCCGGGCCAATTCAGCCGGCGCGATCAATGAGACCTGGTTTGACACCATTTTGAGTCTGATGAGTGAATATCCCAATATCTATGCCGACGTGGCCTATGTCGCCAGTCCAAAGCGCCAGGCTCAGACCCTGGCCCGGATTAAGGAAAACGATCTTCTGATGCAGTGGGTCATGTTCGGCACGGACTTCATCATGCTGGCCATGGATCGCGAGCTGGGCGGCCTGGTCCGATATTTTACGAACTATGCTGGTATTGAGGAAGATCTCCTGTTCAATAATGCCCGTCGGTTTTTAAAGCTGGAAGATTCCTGA
- a CDS encoding CHAT domain-containing protein has protein sequence MIGGFFRKSGKSLPCVVHITIARYSPALPKPGETLKFLISIHVEGSGVTWQRNVTVDRETENRLLDLTEALYQWSLNAQLTRETARACARELGGLLYQQFIGERGRTILEGLHPTAILLDVDETIQNLPWELIGPGGNPLSLEIPFGRLVSTREILRPNRDPLSEDSCLRILAMADTSGDLASGQRELDVLNALEGERLGFRIKVDVLAAEAATLAEFRRRIAPGTYDILHFSGHGSFDRQAPQRSGLKFYDGLLTADEILKLEWTAPPYFVFTSACESGRTSGGRRLVSRKKHSSGLAAAFIAAGASACAGYYWPVSDTGAGIFCEMFYNNLFERENVGLAFQEARRRTLWELEETGDLTGNSAILFGDAASSDRRDLYTMSK, from the coding sequence ATGATCGGAGGATTTTTCCGCAAAAGCGGTAAGTCATTGCCATGTGTCGTTCACATCACCATCGCCCGCTATTCCCCGGCATTGCCGAAACCGGGGGAGACCCTGAAATTTCTGATTTCCATCCATGTGGAAGGATCGGGCGTTACCTGGCAGCGGAATGTCACGGTGGATCGGGAAACGGAGAACAGGCTGCTCGATCTGACGGAGGCGTTGTACCAATGGAGCCTGAACGCGCAGCTGACGAGGGAGACAGCCCGGGCTTGTGCCAGAGAATTGGGCGGACTGCTGTATCAGCAATTTATCGGGGAGCGGGGGCGAACGATCCTGGAAGGACTTCATCCCACGGCGATTTTGCTGGATGTGGATGAAACCATTCAAAATCTGCCCTGGGAACTGATCGGACCCGGGGGAAACCCGCTGAGCCTGGAAATACCCTTTGGCCGACTGGTATCGACCCGGGAAATCCTGCGGCCCAATCGAGATCCTTTATCGGAAGATTCCTGCCTGCGCATTCTGGCAATGGCTGACACCAGCGGGGATCTGGCATCCGGGCAGAGAGAGCTTGACGTCTTGAATGCCCTTGAGGGAGAACGCCTGGGCTTTCGGATCAAGGTGGATGTCCTGGCGGCCGAAGCGGCCACCCTGGCTGAGTTCAGGCGCCGGATCGCGCCGGGGACCTACGATATCCTGCATTTTTCGGGTCATGGCAGTTTTGACCGGCAGGCACCGCAGCGCAGCGGATTGAAATTTTATGACGGCCTGTTAACTGCCGATGAGATCCTGAAGCTGGAATGGACCGCTCCGCCTTACTTTGTTTTCACCAGCGCCTGTGAGTCTGGCCGGACTTCCGGCGGTCGGCGGCTGGTCAGCCGGAAAAAACACTCCAGCGGCCTGGCTGCGGCCTTCATCGCAGCCGGGGCGTCGGCCTGTGCGGGCTACTATTGGCCGGTATCGGATACCGGCGCGGGAATCTTCTGCGAAATGTTCTACAATAATCTGTTTGAGCGGGAAAACGTTGGCCTGGCATTCCAGGAGGCACGACGCCGGACCCTCTGGGAACTTGAGGAAACAGGCGATCTGACAGGCAACAGCGCCATTCTGTTTGGCGATGCCGCCTCCAGTGACCGGCGCGACCTCTACACCATGTCCAAGTAA